ccatgaattTGGGTCCATCTTGCAAAGTATTTATTCTGAATAATTTGTCCATgaggtattaaaaaaaaaaagaatttggtAGTATAATGGACAATTATTAAGAATGAAACATTTTGGTATATATCTACAccgaaatgaaaagaaaaaattacataCCAAAGAAAGGGGTATGGTATTGATACAGCATTTAATGAGGCATCAAAATGCATTATtcatatacttttaaatttaaataataataataatatgagaaCAGAATTGAAGCTCGATCTAGGCAAAACTACTGCTTGATATCCGCAATTGATCTTATCGTCTTTGCTCATTCCACGTTTTTCCTTCAAAAAACTCAGACAGCATCCTCTCAAGGTCCTCAGGAGTGAAGCGGATGTACTTCGAGGGATTCTTGCCATTCTCAATCATAGGCCTAACAAGACAGtcattattttctataattcttGAATATTTTTGACTGATCGTGAGAAGATAAGAGTGCTATAAAAACATACCCATAACGCTTAATGAAAGATCTATAAGCAGGCAAGAGAACTTCAGCAACTGCCAGCCTCAACGACTCGCGCAACTCGCTGTCCGGAACTGTCCATTGCGATTGCCTTTGATGAAGTTCTTCAAACAGGACGTTGAACGTCTTGTACCTGTCTTTCACCGTCGCCCTTGACACATTGCTGCTAACCGGGGGAGCATCAATTATGAACGAACTGTTCCCCGGGGTAACTCCCTGAATGGATAGACACTGAAGAATCTGTAGCAAGCAATTCAAGGATGGATCAGCTCCATCTACTCACACTTATTCATTTGTTTGCTTAAAGATGTGACACACTGCCTTTAGTACATGATGCAACCATTTATACTTTTCGGATTGTCTAGAATTATTGTAATCCTAGTGGATGTATATAAAAGTGTGATTAAAAGCTACTAAACAAACCTTAGACCAAGAGAGCCTCTTGTACTGATTTGCATGCTGCTGGACTATCCTTCTATGTATCTGCACCCAATCGTCGCCTAACAAATCTTTAGCTTCTGACCTAAATAATCAAAGAAACTGAACCTGTGTAATACTCTGTAAATGAATATTATCATTGGACATGATGAAAGACAGTATCTAACCTGCGGACAGATCTTACAATGTAGTGTATATTGTTCATCATAAATAATTGAGTCAATGCAGCGTCTTTGTATTGCTTAGATTTCCCATCCAGATTAGTCATGAGTGCTTGAATAATTCGTGTTGTTATGGATGCCATTTGGACATCTGCATCAGTGTCATCAAACTCTCGGAATAGTAGTTTCAAAGTCGATTGATAGCTGTTCATAGATAACATTAAATAATCAGGCAGTATGTGAGAGAGAACAGAAGAAAATGTTAAACAGAGGTGAAGAACATGAAATCTGGAGCTGACACAGAAAATGCAGTAAAAGAAATGGAATCAAGTAGACTTACTCAAATAAAAACTTTACATAATTGATCACATAGCTTGTTAGAGGATGGACAGTTCCATCTTGAACAGTAGTTTTTGTGGCATCTTTCTCCACTGCTTCTTCAAAGTCCACGAATGTCTCTTGAGAAGTCTCAGCCAAGCGCTTCGTCAAAACCATAGTAGCTTCTCGCATTTCAGCACAATATTTGTTTCCAAAAATTATATCCATCTGTCATCAACAGTTGTCACCAAAAAATTATATGCAGATAACTAATATGAGAGCATGTGAACCAACTTCTCTACCTCTGTTTGAATTTCTCTCATTATTTCATACATGTCCAATAGGACAAATAGCTTTTCAGGAGATCTTTTGCTTTTTGCAATAGCCTCACCAAAACTAAGGAGGACAGATACACTATTTGCGGTAACATCTGCAAAACATTGATCTCTAATAGAATCGTAACCTTCAAAAACTTGATCAGATACTTTTTTCTCTGCAGGAAATAAAAGCTTGACCTGTTTCAACAAACAAGACTAGGCAGTCAGTACAAGGGaaacataaaaagaaagaagaatcaGAGATGGGTGGGGAGTTGGCACTGACTGCAATCCTCATGTAATGGATCCAGTTTCCAATCTTTGCTTCTAAAACTTCCCATTGCATCTTTTGTACATCTTCTTTAGTCACTCTTTCCACTCCTAGTTTTCTGAGACTCTGCTCCACAGATGAAGCTCGGACATCTCTGGATAAACAGGGGAATATACACTGAAGTCAAGTGAACAAAATGTGCAGAAGAGAATGCTTCAAGTAATTAAAATCCCAGCCATGAAGTTTTGCTTCCCTTACCCCACCCCCATCAGATTGTTCCCGAATATCAGGTCTCTACTCCTCACAATACAGattacattttatgcataacaattaaattaccaaATACAGATGAGCAATGAGGGATGGGTGTTTAAGGGACAAAGGAGCCATATGAGTAATAGTCAAGAATGAAATCACACTGCAAAATTTGAAACTTGAAGGAAACGGAGTGAACTACCAAGAACCTACCATAGGAGCACCAATATGCAGAAACTACAAACATTAGATGATGT
This region of Ipomoea triloba cultivar NCNSP0323 chromosome 15, ASM357664v1 genomic DNA includes:
- the LOC116007545 gene encoding exocyst complex component EXO70A1-like — protein: MAVNPEVAMEILKQRASFMRDSLHKSQTITDSMVTILGSFDHRLSALETAMRPTQIRTHSIRRAHENIDKTLKATELILSQFDLARQAEAKILRGPHEYLESYLEACDQLRGVIKFFGSNKNFKGGVSVISHATTLLNKSVGKLEEEFRQLLSSYSKPVEPDRLFDGLPQSLRPSTGPDAGSKQQQQKSLETAVYHPPALIPPRVLPLLHALSQQLIQAGHHQEVFNIYRDVRASSVEQSLRKLGVERVTKEDVQKMQWEVLEAKIGNWIHYMRIAVKLLFPAEKKVSDQVFEGYDSIRDQCFADVTANSVSVLLSFGEAIAKSKRSPEKLFVLLDMYEIMREIQTEMDIIFGNKYCAEMREATMVLTKRLAETSQETFVDFEEAVEKDATKTTVQDGTVHPLTSYVINYVKFLFDYQSTLKLLFREFDDTDADVQMASITTRIIQALMTNLDGKSKQYKDAALTQLFMMNNIHYIVRSVRRSEAKDLLGDDWVQIHRRIVQQHANQYKRLSWSKILQCLSIQGVTPGNSSFIIDAPPVSSNVSRATVKDRYKTFNVLFEELHQRQSQWTVPDSELRESLRLAVAEVLLPAYRSFIKRYGPMIENGKNPSKYIRFTPEDLERMLSEFFEGKTWNEQRR